CCCTATGAGTTAGGTAAAACACTTGAGCATTATGCTGGTCTTTTTTATATTCAAGAAAAGAGTTCCCTTTTACCAGCTAAAATCCTAAATCCGACAAAGAATCAGCTTGTTCTGGACATTGCTTCAGCACCAGGATCAAAGACAACTCAAATGGGTGAGATGATGGAAAATAAAGGGGTTATTGTTGCTAACGATATTCATTTACCAAGAATAAAGGCACTTACTCATAACATTGATAGAATCGGTCTTATTAACACAGCAGTCACAATGCTAGACGGAGCAAAATTTGGTGACTATTACTTTGAAGTATTTGATAAGGTTTTAGTGGATGCTCCCTGTTCTAGTATGGGAACAGTTCATAAATCTAAAGAGGTTTTATCTTGGTGGAATGAAAGAGAGGTAAACTACTTTAAAAGTATACAAAGAAAGCTTCTAATTTCCGCAATAAAATCATTGAAGGTAGGAGGAGAACTTGTTTATTCTACTTGCACCTTAACTGTAGAGGAGAATGAAGAGCTGATAGACGAGATTTTAAAAAAGTTTCCTATTGAAGTTTTAGAAATAGAGGATTTAGGAATTAACGAGAGTAGAGGAATTGTTGAATATAAGGGAAAGAAGTTTTCAAAGGAAATAGAAAAGGCAGTTAGAATTTGGCCTCATAAGTCGTTTATGGAGGGTTTTTTTATTATAAAGCTAAGAAAAATTGAGAGAATGAAGGAAGAAAATAAAAGCTTCTTTAAGAGAGAGTATAGAAAGATATTAAAAAAGAAAGATAGTGAAATTTTTAAACTCCTGAAATTTTTAGAAAGTTATTTTGGAGTAGACACTTCTTATTTCGATGATAAAATCTTTAAATTTTCAAAAGATATATGGCTTTTGTCAGAAGATTTTGAAAGGTTTGAAATTCCCCATTCTTTCAGAGAGGGTATAAGAATTGTAAGGCTTCACAAGGAAAAATATAAGCTTACCACAAGCTTTGCTCAAATTCTCTTTCCTCTAATAAAGAGAAATATTTATGAAATTAAAAATCCTTCAGATGCTTTAAAAGTTTTAAAAGGTTTTGAAATTTATTTAGATAACGGAGAAGAAGATGGATATAAGATTTTAGTTTACGATGGAATTTGCCTTGGAGTTGGTGTAAAAATAGGTAATAAGCTGAAAAGCCAGATACCAAAAAGTAGAAGATTCGAGGAAATTGTAGTTTGAAAGGCTCTATCTTCCCTGACCTCTTATAATCTCTATCAGTGCAGATACTAAGATTAACAGTTTAAAAATTTCATCCTCCTTTAAAAGAACTACAGAACAAATTGTTTTCTTAGTAGTAAAGAAAAATTTTTTTATTTTCCATTCGTAAAATCCCACTTCATTTTTTTGATTGTCAAATAACTTTCCACTGCGTGTTCCAAGTTTTAAAATATCTTCTCTGCGTATTCTCCCTACCATTTCATCATATTTATTTCTAATCTCAAGTTCATTTTCTAAAATATCTTTTGGGCTAAATGTGAATAAAGGCTCCTTATAGCTACTTAAAAGTTTATATTTTATTTTAAAAAGGGAAGCCTCTCTTTCAAGATAGATTTCGTTATTTTTTTCTAAATCCCTTATTATTAAAATATAGTTCATAAGGGTTCTTAACCTTGTAGAGCGTAAGATTTTTTCTGCTATATTCTTTGGTTCTTTTTCGAAAGCTTTATAGATAATATTTTGATTTTCGTCCGTGACTTCAAATAAAGCTGGTGAAAGTTCATGTGAAAGTATTTTAATAAAAAGTTTCACATTATTTTTAGTTTCCTTAGGCCCCCTTCTTCTCTTCTCTCAACAGGAACGTTTCCCTTTATCAAAAACATCTCTAAGGTATTTGATACCTTTGCAGAGATCAGGTGTCCTCCTTTAACCTCTCCATTTCTTTTTCCAATAGTAACGTGGAAATGAAAAGTGGGAGAAGTCTTAGGAGTAATAACTCCTGAAATCCCCAGTAGCTCTGCAGGTTCATTTTCAATATGTATCTCATACTCTTTTCCGTTCCAAAAACCCATTTTAACATCTTTCATCATTCCCAAAGCCGAAATGACTACCAGAACGTTTTCATCCTTAAGAGCACTGGAAAGCTCGCTTATCTTTTGAATAAAGTCCTCATCGTCCTCAAATACCGCTACGATAATTTTACCATCATCCATAAATTCCATCTTTAGACTCCTTTTTAATCGTTATGGTGAAATATTAAATGATGGAAATTGAAAATTGCAATTTTTGAAAATAATAATTAACCTCATGACAAAGTTTTGAAAGGAGGTTTATAAATTAAAAAGGCAATTTTTCTTAAAAGGCTAAATAGATTTACTGTTCAATGTTATTCTGGAAATAGTAAATTAAATGCTTACCTTCCTAATCCTGGTAGGTTATGGGAGCTTTTAATTCCTGGGAGGACTCTTTATTTAAAAGAAAGTAGGGGAAATTTTAAATTCAGAGTTTTTGCAACTATAAGGGACAATGAACTTATTTGTCTTGATACTCACTATACAAATACTATTGTAAAAAATATTTTAAAAGAAGGACTCATTGAAGATTTAAAAAACTATAAATTAAGGGAAGAAGAGTTCAAAATTGAAACTAAAAGAATAGATTTTGTTTTGGAAAGTGAAAAGAAACTTTTGCCTCTTGAGGCTAAGTCATGTACGTTATTTAATGATGAGATAGCGATGTTTCCAGATGCTGTTACAGAAAGAGGAAAAAGGCACGTTGAGTTAATAAGTAAGTATAAGGGTGCTATAATTTTTGTAGTTTATTATTCTAAAGCTCGTTATTTTCTGCCTGATTTTCACACAGATCCATTATTTTCTAAGGCTTTGTCTGATAACAGGAGCGATATTTTAATAAAGCCCATATCGGTAAGATTAAAAGAAGATGGAGGTTTTGAGTTTTTAAGGGAACTTGAGATTCCTTGGCATGTATACGATAGGGAGGGTGGTGATAGAGGTAGCTATATAATTTACGGCACTTTAAGAAAAAGTGTTACTTTAAAAATTGGCGGGCTCGGAGAAATAAATTTTAAAAAGGGGTATTATCTTTATGTAGGATCTGCAATGAAT
The genomic region above belongs to Candidatus Hydrothermales bacterium and contains:
- a CDS encoding DUF296 domain-containing protein, giving the protein MDDGKIIVAVFEDDEDFIQKISELSSALKDENVLVVISALGMMKDVKMGFWNGKEYEIHIENEPAELLGISGVITPKTSPTFHFHVTIGKRNGEVKGGHLISAKVSNTLEMFLIKGNVPVERREEGGLRKLKIM
- the sfsA gene encoding DNA/RNA nuclease SfsA, translated to MFLKRLNRFTVQCYSGNSKLNAYLPNPGRLWELLIPGRTLYLKESRGNFKFRVFATIRDNELICLDTHYTNTIVKNILKEGLIEDLKNYKLREEEFKIETKRIDFVLESEKKLLPLEAKSCTLFNDEIAMFPDAVTERGKRHVELISKYKGAIIFVVYYSKARYFLPDFHTDPLFSKALSDNRSDILIKPISVRLKEDGGFEFLRELEIPWHVYDREGGDRGSYIIYGTLRKSVTLKIGGLGEINFKKGYYLYVGSAMNSLSKRVARHLRKKKKKKWHLDYLISRFNEVKPIEIRSSERLECALSRDFENIYECIEGFGSSDCSCKGHLFFSNKNPFEDEKFIEILLKYRISRLKKLI
- a CDS encoding NOL1/NOP2/sun family putative RNA methylase translates to MYKNTSFYSYLVNLIGTKETRDFFESVSEEFPKVLRVNQLKTNVDFIRERLTKKGFLLKDNPLYKDSLEVMYEPYELGKTLEHYAGLFYIQEKSSLLPAKILNPTKNQLVLDIASAPGSKTTQMGEMMENKGVIVANDIHLPRIKALTHNIDRIGLINTAVTMLDGAKFGDYYFEVFDKVLVDAPCSSMGTVHKSKEVLSWWNEREVNYFKSIQRKLLISAIKSLKVGGELVYSTCTLTVEENEELIDEILKKFPIEVLEIEDLGINESRGIVEYKGKKFSKEIEKAVRIWPHKSFMEGFFIIKLRKIERMKEENKSFFKREYRKILKKKDSEIFKLLKFLESYFGVDTSYFDDKIFKFSKDIWLLSEDFERFEIPHSFREGIRIVRLHKEKYKLTTSFAQILFPLIKRNIYEIKNPSDALKVLKGFEIYLDNGEEDGYKILVYDGICLGVGVKIGNKLKSQIPKSRRFEEIVV